One Streptomyces coeruleorubidus DNA segment encodes these proteins:
- a CDS encoding PQQ-binding-like beta-propeller repeat protein, whose protein sequence is MTQPPSQPPHGGFGAPQNQPPQGGGFGAPQTPPPPQGPPQTPPPPQGPPQPGYGYPQQPPQQPGPYGQPGPYNSGPYGQPQQPGPYGQPGYGYPQQPQYPGAPGTPPGGGSRSPFKGKPAIIIGAAVAALLVVGGTVWAVTGGDSGEGEKKPVAQQSDDAEPGSSAPVNPGDGSGDGGEDPENLNEGRQAGEAKVLWYKEAPDAPGSGADAPGMWITDKAAVKAAYKQLFAYNVGDGKPAWDAITFPQKICATTPQKTSDDKIVVAYMSGSSDRAKCNQLQEIDLDTGEKGWKEEVGDGALFDSTLSVELSITGKTLMVGRSQSGTAYDVTSGDKLFDHKRYGSACFPSAFAGGEKLIAVASCAAGTDKEHDEVQELDPRTGDVKWTQPFDKGWRVARTYSVSPLVVYSTNKDKKAWNISTFTSGGKFRSQVGFDEDFAPECGWAILERDLQGCQGVAVDDTTLYLPTEATTGANEIVAVNLADGKEKWRVKSPADESMLPMKVEGGKLIAYVQPSYDAGGQVVSIPTGGSGHKPVKLLQNPQGAADIENGFFSKDTDWVDGRFYISTTRLSGNDDTKEKLMLAYGK, encoded by the coding sequence ATGACTCAGCCGCCCAGTCAGCCGCCGCACGGTGGCTTCGGAGCACCGCAGAACCAGCCGCCGCAGGGCGGTGGCTTCGGGGCACCGCAGACCCCGCCGCCGCCCCAGGGACCGCCCCAGACGCCGCCGCCCCCGCAGGGGCCGCCGCAGCCTGGATACGGCTATCCCCAGCAGCCCCCGCAGCAGCCCGGACCGTACGGGCAGCCGGGACCGTACAACTCCGGCCCCTACGGCCAGCCGCAGCAGCCGGGTCCGTACGGCCAGCCCGGCTACGGCTACCCGCAGCAGCCGCAGTACCCCGGCGCCCCCGGCACCCCGCCCGGGGGCGGTTCGCGCAGCCCCTTCAAGGGCAAGCCGGCCATCATCATCGGCGCCGCGGTAGCCGCGCTGCTCGTCGTCGGCGGCACCGTGTGGGCCGTCACCGGCGGCGACAGCGGCGAGGGCGAGAAGAAGCCGGTCGCCCAGCAGAGCGACGACGCCGAGCCCGGCTCCTCCGCCCCGGTCAACCCCGGTGACGGCAGCGGCGACGGCGGCGAGGACCCGGAGAACCTCAACGAGGGCCGCCAGGCCGGCGAGGCGAAGGTCCTCTGGTACAAGGAGGCGCCCGACGCGCCCGGTTCCGGCGCCGACGCCCCCGGCATGTGGATCACCGACAAGGCGGCGGTGAAAGCGGCGTACAAGCAGCTCTTCGCCTACAACGTCGGTGACGGCAAGCCGGCCTGGGACGCGATCACCTTCCCGCAGAAGATCTGCGCGACCACCCCGCAGAAGACGTCCGACGACAAGATCGTCGTCGCGTACATGAGCGGCAGCAGCGACCGCGCCAAGTGCAACCAGCTCCAGGAGATCGACCTCGACACGGGCGAGAAGGGCTGGAAGGAGGAGGTCGGCGACGGCGCACTGTTCGACTCCACGCTCTCCGTCGAACTGTCCATCACCGGCAAGACGCTGATGGTGGGCCGCTCACAGTCCGGCACGGCCTACGACGTCACCAGCGGCGACAAGCTCTTCGACCACAAGCGCTACGGCAGCGCCTGCTTCCCCTCCGCGTTCGCCGGCGGCGAGAAGCTGATCGCCGTCGCCTCCTGCGCTGCCGGCACCGACAAGGAGCACGACGAGGTGCAGGAGCTCGACCCGCGCACCGGCGACGTCAAGTGGACCCAGCCGTTCGACAAGGGCTGGCGGGTCGCGCGCACCTACTCGGTCAGCCCGCTGGTCGTCTACAGCACCAACAAGGACAAGAAGGCCTGGAACATCTCCACCTTCACCTCCGGCGGCAAGTTCCGCTCGCAGGTCGGCTTCGACGAGGACTTCGCCCCCGAGTGCGGCTGGGCCATCCTCGAACGCGACCTCCAGGGCTGCCAGGGCGTCGCCGTCGACGACACCACGCTCTACCTCCCGACGGAGGCGACCACCGGCGCCAACGAGATCGTCGCGGTCAACCTCGCCGACGGCAAGGAGAAGTGGCGGGTGAAGTCCCCGGCCGACGAGTCGATGCTGCCGATGAAGGTCGAGGGCGGCAAGCTCATCGCCTATGTGCAGCCGTCGTACGACGCGGGCGGCCAGGTCGTGTCCATCCCGACCGGCGGCAGCGGCCACAAGCCGGTCAAGCTGCTCCAGAACCCGCAGGGTGCCGCGGACATCGAGAACGGCTTCTTCTCCAAGGACACCGACTGGGTCGACGGGCGCTTCTACATCTCGACCACGCGGCTGAGCGGAAACGACGACACGAAGGAGAAGTTGATGCTCGCCTACGGCAAGTGA
- a CDS encoding ABC-F family ATP-binding cassette domain-containing protein, protein MAVNLVNVENVSKVYGTRALLDGVSLGVSEGERIGVVGRNGDGKTTLIRMLAKQEQADTGRVTHSGGLRIGVLTQHDSLDPEATVRHEVIGDMADHEWAGVAKVRDVLTGLFGGLDLPGFPKGLDTVIGPLSGGERRRIALAKLLIEEQDLLVLDEPTNHLDVEGIAWLARHLRNRRSALVCVTHDRWFLDQVCTRMWDVQRGDVYEYEGGYSDYVFARAERERIAATEEVKRQNLVRKELAWLRRGAPARTSKPRFRVEAANELIKDVPPPRDSSELMRFASTRLGKTVFDLEDITVQAGPKVLLKHVTWQLGPGDRIGLVGVNGAGKTSLLRAMAEAARTDGETQPAGGRIRVGKTVKLAYLSQEVAELDPATRVLEAVQQVRERVDLGKGREMTAGQLCETFGFTKEKQWTPVGDLSGGERRRLQLLRLLMDEPNVLFLDEPTNDLDIETLTQLEDVLDGWPGSMIVISHDRFFIERTTDRVFALLGDGTLRMLPRGIDEYLERRQRMEEAAAAATPAAAPQSAAPEKSAAGQRAAKKELQKIERQLDKVSEKETKLHAQIAENATDFSKVAELDAELRELAGQREELEMRWLELAEDA, encoded by the coding sequence ATGGCCGTCAACCTGGTCAATGTCGAGAACGTCAGCAAGGTGTACGGCACCCGCGCCCTGCTCGACGGCGTCTCCCTCGGCGTCTCCGAAGGGGAACGCATCGGCGTCGTCGGCCGCAACGGCGACGGCAAGACCACGCTGATCCGGATGCTCGCCAAGCAGGAGCAGGCCGACACCGGGCGCGTCACCCACTCCGGCGGACTGCGCATCGGCGTGCTCACGCAGCACGACTCCCTCGACCCGGAGGCCACCGTCCGCCACGAGGTCATCGGCGACATGGCCGACCACGAGTGGGCGGGCGTCGCCAAGGTCAGGGACGTGTTGACCGGCCTGTTCGGCGGGCTCGACCTGCCGGGGTTCCCCAAGGGGCTCGACACCGTCATCGGCCCGCTGTCCGGCGGTGAGCGGCGCCGCATCGCGCTCGCCAAGCTGCTCATCGAGGAGCAGGACCTGCTCGTCCTGGACGAGCCCACCAACCACCTCGACGTCGAGGGCATCGCCTGGCTCGCCCGGCATCTCCGGAACCGCCGGTCGGCGCTCGTCTGCGTCACCCACGACCGCTGGTTCCTGGACCAGGTCTGCACGCGCATGTGGGACGTCCAGCGCGGCGACGTCTACGAGTACGAGGGCGGCTACTCCGACTACGTCTTCGCCCGGGCCGAGCGCGAGCGCATCGCCGCCACCGAGGAGGTCAAGCGGCAGAACCTCGTCCGCAAGGAGCTGGCCTGGCTGCGGCGCGGCGCACCCGCCCGTACGTCCAAGCCGCGCTTCCGCGTCGAGGCCGCCAACGAGCTGATCAAGGACGTACCGCCGCCCCGGGACAGCAGCGAACTGATGCGGTTCGCCTCCACGCGGCTCGGCAAGACCGTGTTCGACCTGGAGGACATCACCGTCCAGGCCGGTCCCAAGGTCCTCCTCAAGCACGTCACCTGGCAGCTCGGGCCGGGGGACCGGATCGGTCTCGTCGGCGTCAACGGCGCCGGGAAGACGTCCCTGCTGCGGGCCATGGCCGAGGCGGCCCGGACCGACGGCGAGACCCAGCCCGCGGGCGGGCGCATCCGCGTCGGCAAGACCGTCAAGCTGGCCTACCTCTCCCAGGAGGTCGCCGAACTCGACCCGGCCACGCGCGTGCTGGAGGCCGTGCAGCAGGTGCGCGAGCGCGTCGACCTGGGCAAGGGGCGCGAGATGACCGCCGGGCAGCTGTGCGAGACGTTCGGCTTCACCAAGGAGAAGCAGTGGACGCCGGTCGGGGACCTGTCCGGCGGTGAGCGGCGGCGGCTCCAGCTGCTGCGGCTCCTCATGGACGAGCCCAACGTCCTCTTCCTCGACGAGCCCACCAACGACCTCGACATCGAGACGCTGACGCAGCTGGAGGACGTCCTCGACGGCTGGCCCGGCTCGATGATCGTCATCTCCCACGACCGGTTCTTCATCGAGCGCACCACCGACCGGGTGTTCGCGCTGCTCGGCGACGGCACTCTGCGGATGCTGCCGCGCGGCATCGACGAGTACCTGGAGCGGCGGCAGCGCATGGAGGAGGCCGCGGCCGCCGCGACGCCCGCCGCGGCGCCGCAGAGCGCCGCCCCGGAGAAGAGCGCAGCCGGCCAGCGCGCCGCCAAGAAGGAACTCCAGAAGATCGAGCGACAGCTCGACAAGGTCTCCGAGAAGGAGACCAAGCTGCACGCCCAGATCGCCGAAAACGCTACGGACTTCTCGAAGGTTGCCGAACTGGACGCCGAGCTGCGCGAGTTGGCCGGTCAGCGCGAGGAGCTGGAGATGCGCTGGCTGGAACTCGCCGAGGACGCGTGA
- a CDS encoding 4-(cytidine 5'-diphospho)-2-C-methyl-D-erythritol kinase — MSVTVRVPAKVNVQLAVGPARPDGFHPLANVFLAVGLYDEVTVTPADELRVTCEGPDADQVPLDRTNLAARAAEALAERYGRTPDVHIHIAKDIPVAGGMAGGSADGAGALVACDALWEAGASRDELLGICAELGSDVPFSLVGGAALGIGRGEQLTPLEVGGTFHWVFAMAGRGLSTPAVFREFDRLGEGTDIPEPVASQELLAALAKGDPDALAAAVSNDLQPAALSLFPELAGTLATGRAAGALAALVSGSGPTTAFLVRDPESAAAVAQALVASGTCRTVRTASGPAPGATVAGR, encoded by the coding sequence GTGAGCGTGACGGTCCGGGTCCCCGCCAAGGTCAACGTCCAGCTGGCGGTCGGACCCGCCCGCCCCGACGGCTTCCACCCCCTGGCCAACGTCTTCCTCGCGGTCGGCCTCTACGACGAGGTCACCGTCACCCCGGCCGACGAGCTCCGCGTCACCTGCGAGGGCCCGGACGCCGACCAGGTCCCCCTGGACCGTACGAACCTGGCCGCGCGGGCGGCCGAAGCGCTCGCCGAGCGGTACGGCCGGACGCCCGACGTCCACATCCACATCGCCAAGGACATCCCCGTCGCCGGCGGCATGGCGGGCGGCAGCGCGGACGGCGCCGGCGCGCTGGTCGCCTGCGACGCGCTGTGGGAGGCCGGCGCCTCCCGGGACGAACTGCTCGGCATCTGCGCCGAGTTGGGCAGCGACGTGCCGTTCAGCCTGGTCGGCGGGGCCGCGCTGGGCATCGGGCGGGGCGAGCAGCTGACGCCCCTGGAGGTCGGCGGCACCTTCCACTGGGTGTTCGCGATGGCCGGCCGCGGCCTGTCCACCCCGGCCGTGTTCCGGGAGTTCGACCGGCTCGGCGAGGGCACGGACATCCCCGAGCCCGTCGCCTCCCAGGAACTCCTCGCCGCCCTGGCCAAGGGCGACCCGGACGCGCTCGCCGCCGCCGTCTCCAACGACCTCCAGCCCGCCGCCCTCTCCCTCTTCCCGGAACTCGCCGGCACCCTGGCCACCGGCCGCGCCGCCGGTGCCCTCGCCGCCCTGGTCTCCGGCTCCGGCCCGACCACGGCGTTCCTCGTCCGCGACCCGGAGTCGGCGGCCGCGGTGGCGCAGGCGCTGGTGGCGTCCGGCACGTGCCGGACCGTGCGGACGGCCTCGGGTCCGGCACCCGGGGCTACGGTTGCCGGGCGTTAA
- the rsmA gene encoding 16S rRNA (adenine(1518)-N(6)/adenine(1519)-N(6))-dimethyltransferase RsmA, with translation MTSPTPDALLGPADVRELATALGVRPTKQRGQNFVIDANTVRRIVRTAQVHPDDVVVEVGPGLGSLTLALLEVADRVTAVEIDDVLAAALPATITARMPDRADRFALVHSDAMHVTELPGPAPTALVANLPYNVAVPVLLHMLDTFPSIERTLVMVQSEVADRLAAPPGSKVYGVPSVKANWYAEVKRAGAIGRNVFWPAPNVDSGLVWLVRRTEPLKTTASRREVFAVVDAAFAQRRKTLRAALAGWAGSAAAAEAALVAAGVSPQARGESLTVEEFARIAEHKQNQHQEEESA, from the coding sequence GTGACCAGCCCCACCCCCGACGCCCTGCTCGGCCCCGCCGACGTCCGCGAACTCGCGACAGCCCTCGGCGTACGCCCCACCAAACAACGCGGCCAGAACTTCGTGATCGACGCGAACACCGTCCGCCGTATCGTCCGCACCGCACAGGTCCACCCCGACGACGTGGTCGTCGAGGTGGGCCCGGGCCTCGGGTCACTGACGCTCGCCCTGCTGGAGGTCGCCGACCGCGTCACGGCCGTCGAGATCGACGACGTGCTCGCCGCCGCGCTGCCCGCGACCATCACGGCCCGCATGCCCGACCGCGCCGACCGGTTCGCCCTCGTCCACTCCGACGCGATGCACGTCACGGAGCTGCCCGGCCCCGCCCCCACCGCGCTGGTCGCCAACCTCCCCTACAACGTGGCCGTCCCGGTCCTGCTGCACATGCTCGACACCTTCCCGAGCATCGAGCGCACCCTCGTCATGGTCCAGTCGGAGGTCGCCGACCGCCTCGCCGCCCCGCCCGGCTCGAAGGTGTACGGCGTCCCCTCGGTCAAGGCCAACTGGTACGCCGAGGTCAAGCGGGCCGGCGCCATCGGACGGAACGTCTTCTGGCCGGCGCCCAACGTCGACAGCGGCCTGGTCTGGCTCGTCCGCCGGACCGAGCCGCTGAAGACGACGGCCTCCAGGCGCGAGGTGTTCGCCGTCGTCGACGCCGCCTTCGCCCAGCGCCGCAAGACGCTGCGGGCCGCGCTCGCCGGCTGGGCCGGATCCGCCGCCGCGGCGGAGGCGGCCCTCGTCGCCGCCGGGGTCTCACCGCAGGCTCGGGGCGAGTCGCTGACGGTGGAGGAGTTCGCGCGGATCGCCGAGCACAAGCAGAACCAGCACCAGGAGGAGGAGTCCGCGTGA
- a CDS encoding resuscitation-promoting factor, whose translation MSNSQYETYETYGPASADPLYGGFDAPPADLHGAEMLGYGTPGAGAPVAYEDTYRPAYEVPPLPGLPRQGGPDDDESPAATGARTTRAEERAEARAAVRTGSHRRSARRRKARYVERPGDGSMRRLLPQALVVAFLAGGTTAFVAKDKAIELNVDGKARTLHTFADDVTELLAQEGVEVGAHDVVAPGPDTEITSGDEVAVHYGRPVRLTLDGERSEVWTTAHTVAGALRQLGVRQEGAYVSTSRSRRIGREGLALDVRTERTVTIMADGRARTVRTNAATVREAVEEAGITLRGQDTTSVPQGSFPRDGQTVTVLRITGGKEVREEPIPFQVRRTDDPTLFQGTEVVEEAGRPGLRRVTYSLRTVNGVKQKPRRIRSEVVREPRPQLVKVGTKPRPTSVRGADHLDWQGLAACESGGRPDAVDSSGTYGGLYQFDTRTWQALGGKGRPQDAPAAEQTYRAKKLYLRRGASPWPHCGDRLHG comes from the coding sequence GTGAGCAACTCGCAGTACGAGACGTACGAGACGTATGGCCCGGCCTCCGCGGACCCGTTGTACGGCGGTTTCGACGCGCCGCCCGCCGACCTGCACGGCGCCGAGATGCTCGGGTACGGGACGCCCGGAGCAGGAGCACCCGTCGCCTACGAGGACACCTACCGGCCCGCCTACGAGGTGCCGCCCCTGCCCGGGCTGCCCCGGCAGGGGGGCCCGGACGACGATGAGTCACCAGCCGCGACCGGTGCGCGCACCACGCGCGCGGAAGAGCGCGCCGAGGCCCGCGCCGCGGTGCGCACCGGCTCGCACCGGCGGTCCGCGCGTCGGCGCAAGGCGCGCTACGTCGAGCGACCGGGCGACGGCTCCATGCGGCGGCTGCTCCCTCAGGCCCTGGTCGTCGCCTTCCTGGCGGGCGGCACCACGGCGTTCGTCGCCAAGGACAAGGCGATCGAGCTGAACGTCGACGGCAAGGCGCGCACGCTGCACACCTTCGCCGACGACGTCACCGAGCTGCTGGCGCAGGAGGGCGTCGAGGTCGGCGCCCACGACGTGGTGGCACCCGGCCCGGACACGGAGATCACCAGCGGCGACGAGGTCGCCGTGCACTACGGCCGCCCAGTGCGGCTCACCCTCGACGGAGAGCGGAGCGAGGTGTGGACGACGGCGCACACCGTGGCGGGAGCGCTCCGGCAGTTGGGGGTGCGACAGGAGGGCGCGTACGTGTCCACGTCGCGCTCCCGGCGCATCGGGCGGGAAGGGCTCGCGCTGGACGTGCGGACCGAGCGCACGGTCACGATCATGGCGGACGGCCGCGCCCGCACCGTCCGCACCAACGCGGCGACCGTGCGGGAGGCCGTCGAGGAGGCCGGGATCACCCTGCGCGGCCAGGACACCACGTCGGTCCCGCAGGGGAGCTTCCCGCGCGACGGGCAGACCGTCACGGTGCTGCGGATCACCGGCGGCAAGGAGGTCCGCGAGGAGCCGATCCCCTTCCAGGTACGGCGGACCGACGACCCGACCCTGTTCCAGGGCACGGAGGTCGTCGAAGAGGCGGGCCGGCCCGGCCTGCGCCGGGTCACCTACTCCCTGCGCACCGTCAACGGCGTCAAGCAGAAGCCGCGCCGGATCCGCTCCGAGGTGGTGCGCGAACCGCGCCCGCAGCTGGTGAAGGTCGGCACGAAGCCCCGGCCGACGTCCGTGCGGGGCGCCGACCACCTCGACTGGCAGGGCCTCGCGGCCTGCGAATCCGGCGGCCGCCCCGACGCGGTCGACTCGTCGGGCACCTACGGCGGCCTGTACCAGTTCGACACCCGGACCTGGCAGGCCCTCGGCGGCAAGGGCCGCCCCCAGGACGCACCGGCGGCGGAACAGACGTACCGCGCGAAGAAGCTGTATCTGCGGCGGGGGGCCAGCCCTTGGCCGCACTGCGGGGACCGCTTGCACGGGTGA
- a CDS encoding TatD family hydrolase, with protein sequence MSSNDSGKHAAPPLPEPLRVPVADSHTHLDMQSGTVEEALAKAASVGVTTVVQVGCDLKGSRWAAETAAAYDAVHATVALHPNEAPRIVHGDPDGWSRQGAREPGGRAALDDALAEIDRLAALPQVKGVGETGLDYFRTGPEGKEAQELSFRAHIEIAKRHGKALVIHDREAHADVLRVLKEEGAPERTVFHCYSGDAEMAEICASAGYFMSFAGNVTFKNAQNLRDAVAVAPPELLLVETDAPFLTPVPYRGRPNAPYLVPITVRAMAEVRGTDEDTLATALAANTARAFGY encoded by the coding sequence ATGTCTTCGAACGACTCCGGCAAGCACGCCGCGCCCCCGCTCCCCGAACCCCTCCGGGTGCCGGTCGCCGACTCCCACACCCACCTGGACATGCAGTCCGGCACGGTCGAGGAGGCGCTGGCGAAGGCGGCGTCGGTCGGAGTGACGACCGTCGTGCAGGTCGGCTGCGACCTCAAGGGCTCCCGCTGGGCGGCCGAGACGGCGGCCGCGTACGACGCCGTCCACGCGACGGTCGCCCTGCACCCGAACGAGGCGCCCCGGATCGTCCACGGCGACCCCGACGGCTGGTCGAGGCAGGGCGCGCGCGAACCCGGCGGCCGGGCCGCCCTGGACGACGCGCTCGCCGAGATCGACCGGCTGGCCGCGTTGCCCCAGGTCAAGGGCGTCGGTGAGACGGGCCTCGACTACTTCCGCACCGGGCCCGAGGGCAAGGAGGCCCAGGAGCTGTCCTTCCGTGCCCACATCGAGATCGCCAAGCGGCACGGCAAGGCCCTGGTCATCCACGACCGCGAGGCCCACGCCGACGTCCTGCGCGTGCTGAAGGAGGAGGGCGCCCCCGAGCGGACCGTCTTCCACTGCTACTCCGGCGACGCCGAGATGGCGGAGATCTGCGCGAGCGCGGGCTACTTCATGTCCTTCGCCGGCAACGTCACCTTCAAGAACGCCCAGAACCTGCGGGACGCGGTGGCGGTGGCCCCGCCGGAGCTGCTGCTGGTGGAGACGGACGCGCCCTTCCTCACGCCGGTGCCGTACCGCGGCCGGCCCAACGCCCCCTACCTCGTGCCGATCACGGTGCGTGCCATGGCCGAGGTGCGCGGCACCGACGAGGACACGCTGGCGACGGCTCTCGCGGCGAACACGGCGCGCGCCTTCGGTTACTGA
- the rsmI gene encoding 16S rRNA (cytidine(1402)-2'-O)-methyltransferase, whose amino-acid sequence MTGTLVLAGTPIGDMADAPPRLAEELTGADVVAAEDTRRLRRLTQALGVTPKGRVVSYFEGNESARTPELVEELVGGARVLLVTDAGMPSVSDPGYRLVAAAVERDVRVTAVPGPSAVLTALALSGLPVDRFCFEGFLPRKAGERLGRLREVAGERRTLVYFEAPHRLDDTLAAMAEVFGAQRRAAVCRELTKTYEEVRRGGLGELAAWAAEGVRGEITVVVEGAPERGPEEVGAEELVRRVRVREEAGERRKEAIAAVAQEAGVPKRVVFDAVVAAKNAAG is encoded by the coding sequence GTGACCGGAACCCTCGTACTCGCAGGCACCCCCATCGGCGACATGGCGGACGCCCCGCCCCGGCTCGCCGAGGAACTGACCGGAGCCGATGTCGTCGCCGCCGAGGACACGCGGCGGCTGCGGCGGCTGACCCAGGCGCTCGGCGTCACGCCCAAGGGGCGGGTGGTGTCGTACTTCGAGGGCAACGAGTCCGCGCGGACGCCGGAACTGGTCGAGGAGCTGGTGGGCGGGGCGCGTGTGCTGCTCGTCACGGACGCCGGGATGCCGTCGGTGTCGGACCCCGGGTACCGGCTGGTCGCCGCCGCCGTGGAGCGGGACGTCCGGGTCACCGCCGTGCCCGGGCCGTCCGCCGTGCTCACCGCGCTCGCGCTGTCCGGGCTGCCCGTCGACCGGTTCTGCTTCGAGGGGTTCCTGCCGCGCAAGGCGGGGGAGCGGCTGGGGCGGCTGCGGGAGGTGGCCGGCGAGCGGCGCACGCTCGTCTACTTCGAGGCTCCGCACCGGCTCGACGACACGCTGGCGGCGATGGCCGAGGTGTTCGGGGCACAGCGGCGGGCCGCGGTGTGCCGGGAACTGACCAAGACGTACGAGGAAGTACGGCGCGGGGGGCTGGGCGAGCTGGCGGCCTGGGCCGCTGAGGGCGTGCGCGGCGAGATCACCGTGGTGGTGGAGGGGGCGCCGGAGCGGGGGCCCGAGGAAGTCGGGGCGGAGGAGCTGGTGCGGCGGGTCCGGGTGCGGGAGGAGGCCGGGGAGCGGCGCAAGGAGGCGATCGCCGCGGTGGCTCAGGAGGCCGGGGTGCCGAAGAGGGTTGTTTTCGATGCGGTGGTGGCCGCGAAGAACGCGGCGGGGTAG
- a CDS encoding dolichyl-phosphate-mannose--protein mannosyltransferase yields MTSTASSTDTRQDQAPHEQRPSWQQRLRRFGYQQPRSDARDVRDRLVPPYTEPGPRLWAALGIPHTLAGRLVRWSGWIGPLLVTLLAGVLRFWNLGSPKAVIFDETYYAKDAWALVHRGFEVNWDKNANDLVLSSGGHVTIPTDAAYVVHPPVGKYVIGLGELLFGFDPFGWRFMTALLGTLSVLLLCRIGRRLFRSTFLGCLAGALMAVDGLHFVMSRTALLDGVLMFFVLAAFGCLLIDRDKARGKLAAALPVDADGRVRPDRHVAETVRLGWRPWRWAAGLMLGLAFATKWNGLYILAAFCLMAVLWDVGSRRVAGARHPYSAVFRRDTGLAFLATVPVAIVTYVLSWTGWILSPTDGSGGYFRNWAATDGKGGSWAFLPDWLRSLWHYEHQVYEFHVGLSSPHTYQSNPWSWLVLGRPVSYFYESPAPGRDGCPADAGEKCAREVLALGTPLLWWVACFAVLYVLWRWLLRRDWRAGAIACGIAAGYLPWFMYQERTIFFFYAIVFLPFLCLAVAMLLGAIIGPPRSTDTRRVVGATGAGVLVLLIAWNFIYFWPLYTGTAIPIDDWRARMWLDTWV; encoded by the coding sequence GTGACCAGTACCGCGTCCTCCACGGACACCCGGCAGGACCAGGCGCCGCACGAGCAGCGGCCGTCCTGGCAGCAGCGGCTGCGCCGCTTCGGCTACCAGCAGCCAAGAAGCGACGCCCGTGACGTCCGTGACCGGCTGGTGCCGCCGTACACCGAGCCCGGCCCGCGCCTGTGGGCCGCGCTAGGCATCCCGCACACGCTCGCGGGGCGGCTGGTGCGCTGGTCGGGCTGGATCGGCCCGCTGCTCGTCACACTGCTGGCGGGCGTGCTGCGGTTCTGGAACCTGGGCAGCCCCAAGGCGGTGATATTCGACGAGACGTATTACGCCAAGGACGCGTGGGCGCTCGTCCACCGCGGTTTTGAGGTCAACTGGGACAAGAACGCCAACGACCTGGTCCTCTCGTCCGGCGGGCACGTCACCATCCCGACGGACGCGGCGTACGTCGTGCACCCACCGGTCGGCAAGTACGTCATCGGGCTCGGCGAGCTGCTGTTCGGTTTCGACCCGTTCGGCTGGCGGTTCATGACGGCGCTGCTCGGCACGCTGTCGGTGCTGCTGCTGTGCCGGATCGGCCGCCGGCTGTTCCGCTCCACGTTCCTGGGGTGCCTGGCGGGCGCGCTGATGGCGGTGGACGGCCTGCACTTCGTGATGAGCCGCACGGCGCTGCTCGACGGCGTGCTGATGTTCTTCGTGCTGGCCGCGTTCGGCTGTCTGCTCATCGACCGGGACAAGGCCCGCGGGAAACTCGCCGCCGCGCTCCCGGTGGACGCCGACGGCCGGGTCCGCCCCGACCGGCACGTCGCCGAGACGGTCCGCCTGGGATGGCGCCCCTGGCGCTGGGCGGCGGGCCTGATGCTGGGCCTGGCCTTCGCCACGAAGTGGAACGGCCTCTACATCCTTGCCGCGTTCTGCCTGATGGCGGTCCTGTGGGACGTCGGCTCGCGCAGGGTCGCCGGCGCCCGGCACCCGTACTCGGCGGTGTTCAGGCGCGACACGGGCCTGGCGTTCCTCGCCACGGTCCCGGTCGCGATCGTCACCTACGTGCTGTCCTGGACCGGCTGGATCCTCTCCCCCACCGACGGTTCGGGGGGCTACTTCCGCAACTGGGCCGCGACCGACGGCAAGGGCGGCAGCTGGGCCTTCCTGCCCGACTGGCTGCGCAGCCTGTGGCACTACGAGCACCAGGTGTACGAGTTCCACGTCGGCCTGTCCTCGCCGCACACCTACCAGTCCAACCCGTGGAGCTGGCTGGTCCTGGGCCGCCCGGTGTCGTACTTCTACGAGTCCCCCGCCCCTGGCCGGGACGGCTGCCCCGCGGACGCCGGCGAGAAGTGCGCCCGCGAGGTCCTGGCCCTCGGCACGCCGCTGCTGTGGTGGGTCGCCTGCTTCGCGGTCCTCTACGTCCTGTGGCGCTGGCTGCTGCGCCGCGACTGGCGCGCGGGCGCCATCGCCTGCGGCATCGCGGCCGGCTACCTGCCCTGGTTCATGTACCAGGAGCGCACGATCTTCTTCTTCTACGCCATCGTCTTCCTGCCGTTCCTGTGCCTGGCGGTGGCCATGCTCCTCGGCGCGATCATCGGCCCGCCCCGCTCCACCGACACCCGCCGCGTCGTCGGCGCCACGGGCGCGGGCGTACTCGTCCTGCTGATCGCGTGGAACTTCATCTACTTCTGGCCCCTGTACACCGGCACCGCCATCCCGATCGACGACTGGCGGGCGCGGATGTGGCTGGACACCTGGGTCTAG